A window of the Vigna angularis cultivar LongXiaoDou No.4 chromosome 3, ASM1680809v1, whole genome shotgun sequence genome harbors these coding sequences:
- the LOC108324345 gene encoding small acidic protein 1: MSEKMMRAMELFGEMDEQVSSMAMDVDDVDPLETFAEGVITADLKLADVNFFNNFEDDFDDADIN, translated from the coding sequence ATGTCAGAGAAGATGATGAGAGCAATGGAACTATTCGGGGAGATGGATGAGCAGGTGTCGTCAATGGCGATGGATGTTGACGACGTCGACCCTCTCGAGACCTTCGCCGAGGGTGTCATCACCGCCGACCTCAAACTTGCCGATGTGAATTTCTTCAACAACTTCGAAGACGATTTCGATGATGCTGATATCAACTAA